Proteins encoded in a region of the Leifsonia sp. PS1209 genome:
- a CDS encoding PRD domain-containing protein, giving the protein MALSAKQTRMLDILARRAAWVTAADLASELGVTTRSIRSYTAALKELVESGASGYRLDREAYDAFLADAAAGAGSGDTADSPQERLVFLVRRLLDEPDGIDVFETAESLFVSDSTIESDLTRMRGLLADTELTLTRRGPVVRLAGPEIARRKLLSRLFRDEMRQGVVDIARIQEAFASEGLASFKSDLVEMLDARGFFVNEYGINDVLLHMAVALDRVAKNRVLPAAADPEVSETIRTLADDLGTLVTTHFDVVLDPTELRYLAILLRTRVIAPGAGSDTVAEFVSDDDLEVVRGIVARASTEYLVDLRDENFIVRLTLHVQNLVARAHEKTYSRNPLTRSIKSSYPMIYELAVYIASRLQAAEDIVVNDDEIAYIAMHVGAYLEQQSRRRDAVTCAVICPNYYDMHILLRERLESALGDELDVTSVITSTEADWDAIDADLVLSTIEPRGRRENTVIVQPFLTEADIEHTRQAIARIRRQRRRARIKNDLLEYFDERLFLRNFYARDPDSMIRALGDRMIAAGAIDQDYVDQTIEREHMSSTAFTDSLAVPHAMTMSAKRTAIAIVVNDAAMDWGDARVNVIAYIAFDAGGRASFQTVFDQFVEVFSDRETVLSLIRRTATFPTFIDELVRIIDS; this is encoded by the coding sequence GTGGCCCTCTCGGCGAAGCAGACGAGAATGCTGGACATTCTCGCGCGCCGTGCTGCCTGGGTGACGGCCGCCGACCTCGCGAGCGAACTCGGTGTGACCACCCGCAGCATCCGCAGCTACACCGCCGCGCTCAAGGAGCTGGTCGAGTCCGGTGCAAGCGGCTACCGGCTCGACCGGGAGGCGTACGACGCCTTCCTCGCCGACGCGGCAGCGGGAGCGGGTAGCGGCGACACAGCGGACTCCCCGCAGGAGCGGCTCGTCTTCCTCGTGCGCCGCCTGCTCGACGAGCCGGACGGCATCGACGTGTTCGAGACGGCGGAGAGCCTGTTCGTCAGCGACTCCACCATCGAGTCCGACCTGACCAGGATGCGCGGCCTCCTCGCGGACACCGAGCTCACGCTCACGCGCAGGGGCCCCGTCGTGCGGCTGGCCGGCCCGGAGATCGCCCGGCGCAAGCTGCTGAGCCGGCTGTTCCGCGACGAGATGCGCCAGGGGGTCGTCGACATCGCGCGCATCCAGGAGGCGTTCGCGTCCGAGGGGCTGGCGAGCTTCAAGTCCGACCTGGTCGAGATGCTGGATGCCCGGGGCTTCTTCGTCAACGAGTACGGCATCAACGACGTGCTGCTGCACATGGCGGTCGCGCTCGACCGCGTCGCCAAGAACCGGGTGCTCCCCGCCGCAGCCGATCCGGAGGTGAGCGAGACCATCCGCACCCTCGCCGACGACCTTGGCACGCTCGTCACCACGCACTTCGACGTGGTGCTCGACCCCACGGAGCTGCGGTACCTGGCGATCCTGCTGCGCACCAGGGTGATCGCGCCAGGGGCGGGATCCGACACGGTCGCCGAGTTCGTGAGCGACGACGACCTGGAGGTGGTGCGCGGGATCGTGGCACGCGCATCCACCGAGTACCTGGTGGACCTGCGGGACGAGAACTTCATCGTGCGCCTCACGCTGCACGTGCAGAACCTGGTGGCGCGCGCCCACGAGAAGACGTACTCGCGCAACCCGCTGACCCGCTCGATCAAGAGCTCGTACCCGATGATCTACGAGCTGGCCGTCTACATCGCGAGCCGGTTGCAGGCCGCGGAGGACATCGTGGTCAACGACGACGAGATCGCGTACATCGCGATGCACGTCGGCGCATACCTGGAGCAGCAGTCCCGCCGGAGGGATGCGGTCACCTGCGCGGTCATCTGCCCCAACTATTACGACATGCACATCCTGCTCAGGGAGCGGCTGGAGAGCGCGCTCGGCGACGAACTCGACGTGACGAGCGTGATCACCTCGACGGAGGCCGACTGGGATGCGATCGACGCCGACCTCGTGCTGAGCACGATCGAGCCGCGCGGCCGCAGAGAGAACACGGTGATCGTGCAGCCGTTCCTGACCGAGGCGGACATCGAGCACACACGCCAGGCCATCGCGCGCATCCGTCGTCAGCGTCGCCGGGCGCGGATCAAGAACGACCTGCTGGAGTACTTCGACGAGCGGCTCTTCCTGCGGAACTTCTACGCCCGCGACCCTGACTCGATGATCAGGGCGCTGGGCGACAGGATGATCGCGGCCGGCGCGATCGACCAGGACTACGTCGACCAGACCATCGAGCGCGAGCACATGTCGTCGACGGCGTTCACCGACTCGCTGGCGGTGCCGCACGCGATGACGATGAGCGCCAAGCGCACGGCCATCGCCATCGTGGTCAACGACGCCGCGATGGACTGGGGGGATGCGCGGGTCAACGTCATCGCATACATCGCGTTCGACGCGGGCGGCCGGGCATCCTTCCAGACGGTCTTCGACCAGTTCGTCGAGGTCTTCTCCGACCGCGAGACGGTGCTCTCCCTCATCCGCCGCACCGCGACGTTCCCCACCTTCATCGACGAGCTCGTCCGCATCATCGACTCGTGA
- a CDS encoding lactonase family protein, whose translation MTRQLLIGTYTEILPHVSGSARGILQADFDGTTVRDARLVGECTNPSWVTASTDGTRVYAVRETEPDGAVEAFARGADGALTLLSSASSGGATPAHLALHPSGRYLVAGTYGGGSVSVFALAADGSLGARTAFVQHEGNGPNASRQEGPHVHQLSFDPVTGDLVVVDLGLGDVRWYAFGDDGTLTLRADATIVLGSSGPRHLAFAPDARHAFVVNELDSTVAVLRRAGDRFEVASSASTRADGASGANSPAAVRVAEDGRTVFVSNRGDDTIAVLAFDEQTATLALVDVVSTAGRAPRDLVVAPGGSRILVANQDSSDVSVFAYDPDSRALTHLATTPVPTPVSLYVLPA comes from the coding sequence ATGACCCGCCAACTCCTCATCGGCACGTATACCGAAATCCTCCCGCACGTCTCCGGGAGCGCCCGCGGCATCCTGCAGGCGGACTTCGACGGGACCACGGTGCGGGATGCGCGGCTCGTCGGCGAGTGCACGAACCCGTCCTGGGTCACGGCGTCCACCGACGGCACGCGCGTGTACGCGGTGCGGGAGACGGAGCCGGATGGCGCGGTCGAGGCCTTCGCGCGCGGAGCGGACGGCGCGCTGACGCTGCTCTCGTCCGCGTCGTCGGGAGGTGCGACGCCCGCCCACCTCGCGCTGCACCCGTCCGGCCGTTACCTGGTGGCCGGGACGTACGGCGGCGGGTCGGTGTCGGTGTTCGCGCTCGCCGCCGACGGGTCGCTCGGCGCCCGCACCGCCTTCGTGCAGCACGAGGGCAACGGACCGAACGCCTCCCGCCAGGAGGGCCCGCACGTGCACCAGCTGAGCTTCGACCCGGTGACCGGCGATCTCGTGGTGGTCGACCTCGGGCTGGGCGACGTGCGCTGGTACGCGTTCGGCGACGACGGCACGCTGACCCTCCGCGCGGACGCGACGATCGTTCTCGGCTCGTCCGGGCCGCGGCACCTGGCGTTCGCACCGGATGCGCGGCACGCGTTCGTGGTGAACGAGCTCGACAGCACCGTCGCCGTGCTGCGTCGCGCCGGCGACCGGTTCGAGGTGGCCTCGAGCGCATCCACTCGGGCGGACGGCGCGTCCGGTGCCAACAGCCCGGCAGCCGTGCGCGTGGCGGAGGACGGCCGCACGGTGTTCGTCAGCAACCGCGGAGACGACACGATCGCCGTGCTGGCCTTCGACGAGCAGACGGCAACCCTCGCCCTCGTGGATGTGGTCTCCACCGCAGGCCGCGCCCCGCGCGACCTCGTGGTCGCCCCCGGCGGGTCGCGCATCCTGGTCGCCAACCAGGACAGCAGCGACGT
- a CDS encoding HAD hydrolase-like protein, whose product MTNPTPTTVTRTWTCVLFDLDGTLTDSAPGITSSLVTTFETLGLPVPSPAKLVEYVGPPLLESLQEFAGMTEQEARDALTVYRADYHENGAFDSAVFPGIRGLLTRLQAAGIPLAVATSKPELQAKRILEHFDLAQYFDVITGASEDETLSAKADVVAEALRRLTAQGVDLAHTVMVGDRSFDVEGAGENGLPTILVEWGYGSPAEAAGAIAVVHSSDQLSALLLG is encoded by the coding sequence ATGACCAACCCGACCCCCACCACCGTCACCCGCACCTGGACCTGCGTCCTGTTCGACCTCGACGGCACCCTCACAGACTCCGCACCCGGCATCACCTCCTCGCTCGTCACCACCTTCGAGACCCTCGGCCTGCCCGTGCCATCCCCCGCCAAGCTCGTCGAGTACGTCGGCCCTCCCCTCCTCGAATCCCTCCAGGAGTTCGCCGGGATGACCGAGCAGGAGGCGCGTGACGCCCTCACGGTCTACCGTGCCGACTACCACGAGAACGGCGCGTTCGACTCTGCAGTCTTCCCGGGCATCCGGGGGCTGCTCACCCGGCTGCAGGCCGCGGGCATCCCGCTGGCCGTCGCGACGAGCAAGCCCGAGCTGCAGGCCAAGCGCATCCTGGAGCACTTCGACCTCGCACAGTACTTCGACGTGATCACCGGCGCATCGGAGGACGAGACGCTGAGCGCGAAGGCCGACGTCGTCGCCGAGGCGCTGCGCCGCCTGACCGCGCAGGGCGTGGACCTGGCGCACACCGTGATGGTAGGCGACCGGTCGTTCGACGTGGAGGGCGCAGGCGAGAACGGACTGCCGACCATCCTGGTGGAGTGGGGATACGGCTCCCCCGCCGAGGCTGCCGGCGCCATCGCGGTCGTGCACTCGAGCGACCAGCTGAGCGCGCTCCTGCTCGGCTGA
- a CDS encoding PTS IIB subunit, whose protein sequence is MKILVVCGAGASSTFVALKLRTAAAARGVEANVVAGSASQLESYAGVDVVLVGAHLSPQLPALQELAASSGAAVAVLPAVSPAAIDGSAALDLALDAKAAAL, encoded by the coding sequence ATGAAGATCCTGGTCGTCTGTGGCGCCGGCGCGTCGAGCACGTTCGTCGCCCTGAAGCTGCGCACAGCAGCTGCCGCTCGTGGTGTCGAGGCGAACGTCGTCGCGGGGAGCGCCAGCCAGCTCGAGTCGTACGCGGGCGTCGACGTCGTCCTCGTCGGTGCGCACCTCTCGCCGCAGCTGCCCGCCCTGCAGGAACTGGCGGCATCGTCCGGCGCCGCCGTCGCCGTGCTGCCCGCCGTCTCCCCCGCTGCCATCGACGGATCCGCGGCCCTCGACCTGGCTCTCGACGCAAAGGCTGCGGCCCTGTGA
- the nucS gene encoding endonuclease NucS — protein sequence MRLVIAHCSVDYAGRLSAHLPLANRLLMLKSDGSLLVHSDGGSYKPLNWMSPPCTLSVIEPDDAQRDAGVTEVWKVTQAKTADMLVVSIHEVLHDSAHDLGVDPGLQKDGVEAHLQKLLAEQIHLLGDGHTLVRREYMTAIGPVDILARDAAGGSVAVELKRRGDIDGVEQLTRYLELMNRDPHLAPVQGVFAAQEIKPQARTLAEDRGIRCLVLDYDAMRGLDDSDSRLF from the coding sequence GTGCGTCTCGTCATTGCCCATTGCTCCGTCGATTACGCCGGTCGCTTGAGCGCTCACCTGCCGCTCGCGAACCGGCTCCTCATGCTCAAATCCGACGGCAGCCTCCTCGTCCACTCCGACGGCGGCTCGTACAAGCCGCTCAACTGGATGAGCCCGCCCTGCACCCTCAGCGTCATCGAGCCGGACGACGCGCAACGGGATGCCGGTGTCACCGAGGTCTGGAAGGTCACCCAGGCGAAGACGGCGGACATGCTCGTCGTCTCCATCCACGAGGTGCTGCACGACTCCGCGCACGACCTCGGCGTCGACCCCGGCCTGCAGAAGGACGGCGTCGAAGCCCACCTGCAGAAGCTGCTGGCCGAGCAGATCCACCTCCTCGGCGACGGGCACACCCTCGTGCGCCGTGAGTACATGACGGCGATCGGCCCCGTCGACATCCTGGCCAGGGATGCGGCGGGCGGCTCCGTCGCCGTCGAGCTGAAGCGCCGGGGAGACATCGACGGCGTCGAGCAGCTCACCCGCTACCTGGAGCTGATGAACCGCGATCCGCACCTCGCCCCGGTGCAGGGCGTGTTCGCCGCGCAGGAGATCAAACCGCAGGCGCGCACCCTCGCAGAGGACCGCGGCATCCGATGCCTGGTGCTCGACTACGACGCCATGCGCGGCCTCGACGACAGCGACAGCAGGCTGTTCTGA
- a CDS encoding SseB family protein — MKQPRFPQSYENVAVRTALAAIAAEPTLENLDALLAAAVKGGLVVDVTGSTPQDTRLRTLTSTNGEPVLPLFTSMKALRDAVGATEEGAGTQVQAVIVPATEALGFIRSAEFVAVQFNPGTEQTMVVARSHIESALSEH, encoded by the coding sequence ATGAAACAGCCCCGCTTCCCGCAGAGCTACGAGAACGTCGCCGTCCGTACGGCGCTGGCCGCCATCGCAGCGGAGCCGACCCTCGAGAACCTGGATGCGCTGCTCGCCGCCGCGGTGAAGGGCGGCCTGGTCGTCGACGTCACCGGCTCCACCCCGCAGGACACCCGCCTGCGCACGCTCACGTCCACGAACGGCGAGCCCGTGCTGCCGCTGTTCACGTCGATGAAGGCGCTGCGGGATGCGGTGGGCGCCACGGAGGAGGGCGCGGGCACGCAGGTGCAGGCCGTGATCGTGCCGGCGACCGAGGCGCTGGGCTTCATCCGGTCGGCCGAGTTCGTGGCCGTGCAGTTCAACCCGGGCACCGAGCAGACGATGGTCGTCGCCCGCTCCCACATCGAGTCAGCTCTCAGCGAGCACTGA
- a CDS encoding HPr family phosphocarrier protein, giving the protein MAERIITVGSTHGLHARPAKLFVEAVGKSGAQVKLTKEGGKTVDAGSILGVISLGIDHGDKIVLTTDAPGGEAVLDDLAEILATDHDA; this is encoded by the coding sequence ATGGCTGAGCGGATCATCACCGTCGGATCGACCCACGGGCTGCACGCGCGCCCGGCGAAGCTGTTCGTCGAGGCGGTCGGCAAGTCCGGCGCGCAGGTCAAGCTGACCAAGGAGGGCGGCAAGACCGTCGACGCGGGAAGCATCCTGGGCGTCATCTCCCTGGGCATCGACCACGGGGACAAGATCGTTCTTACCACGGACGCACCAGGCGGCGAGGCCGTGCTCGACGACCTGGCCGAGATCCTCGCGACGGATCACGACGCCTGA
- the ptsP gene encoding phosphoenolpyruvate--protein phosphotransferase, translating into MSDTTATDVLTGAGIGQGIAIGPVLRMSDPLPEPADTPSTSTPDEERARFASAVAAVADDLRARAAKVDGTAADVLEAQSMMAEDSTLASDVSDRIESGKTAERAVFEGFAVFRDMLIGLGGYMGERATDLDDVAQRVISALSGRPAPGVPQSDTPYILVAHDLAPADTALLDLTKVLGLVTREGGPTSHTAILAREKAIVAIVGVAGADAIADGTEIVVDAASGTVTVAPDAERRADAERRIADREAALSGGTEPGTLADGTAIPLLANLGSADGAQKAVDAGAEGVGLFRTEFLFLDQRMAPTVEQQRAEYIRLLSAFPGQKVVARVLDAGADKPLEFLNDAHEDNPALGLRGLRALRANEDLLREQLTALAEADAATDADLWVMAPMVATVEETRYFVQLASEFGLKTVGVMVEIPSAALTADRILREAAFASIGTNDLTQYSLAADRLLGSVAGFQDPWHPAVLRLIGEVGKAGSDLGKPVGICGEAAADPLLAVVLVGLGATTLSMSPAAIADVRMSIKRFTLDQAKNLAEIALAADGAAEARDAVRAAISGRPPQ; encoded by the coding sequence ATGTCCGACACCACCGCCACTGACGTCCTCACCGGGGCAGGCATCGGCCAGGGCATCGCCATCGGCCCCGTGCTCCGGATGTCCGACCCGCTTCCCGAGCCCGCTGACACCCCGAGCACCAGCACCCCGGACGAGGAGCGCGCACGCTTCGCCTCCGCGGTCGCCGCCGTCGCAGACGACCTGCGCGCCCGCGCCGCGAAGGTGGACGGCACCGCGGCCGACGTGCTCGAAGCCCAGTCGATGATGGCGGAGGACTCCACTCTCGCCTCCGACGTCTCCGACCGCATCGAGTCCGGCAAGACCGCGGAACGCGCCGTGTTCGAGGGCTTCGCCGTCTTCCGCGACATGCTCATCGGCCTCGGCGGATACATGGGCGAGCGCGCGACCGACCTGGACGATGTCGCCCAGCGCGTCATCTCCGCACTGTCCGGCCGCCCGGCGCCCGGCGTGCCGCAGTCCGACACCCCGTACATCCTGGTCGCGCACGACCTCGCGCCTGCCGACACCGCCCTGCTCGACCTGACCAAGGTGCTCGGCCTGGTCACCCGCGAGGGCGGACCGACGTCGCACACCGCGATCCTGGCGCGCGAGAAGGCCATCGTCGCCATCGTCGGCGTCGCAGGGGCGGACGCCATCGCCGACGGCACCGAGATCGTTGTGGACGCCGCATCCGGAACCGTCACGGTCGCACCGGACGCCGAACGCCGCGCCGATGCAGAGCGCCGCATCGCCGACCGCGAGGCCGCCCTCAGCGGGGGAACCGAACCGGGCACGCTCGCCGACGGCACCGCCATCCCGCTGCTCGCCAACCTCGGTTCGGCAGACGGCGCACAGAAGGCAGTGGATGCGGGGGCCGAGGGCGTCGGCCTGTTCCGCACCGAGTTCCTCTTCCTCGACCAGCGCATGGCCCCGACCGTCGAGCAGCAGCGGGCGGAGTACATCCGGCTGCTGTCGGCGTTCCCCGGCCAGAAGGTGGTCGCGCGTGTGCTGGACGCGGGCGCGGACAAGCCGCTCGAATTCCTGAACGACGCTCACGAGGACAACCCGGCGCTCGGCCTGCGCGGCCTGCGCGCGCTCCGCGCCAACGAGGACCTGCTGCGCGAGCAGCTGACGGCCCTCGCCGAAGCCGACGCCGCGACGGACGCCGACCTCTGGGTGATGGCGCCGATGGTCGCGACGGTCGAGGAGACCCGCTACTTCGTGCAGCTGGCGTCCGAGTTCGGGCTGAAGACCGTCGGCGTGATGGTGGAGATCCCGTCGGCAGCGCTGACAGCGGACCGCATCCTGCGCGAGGCGGCGTTCGCCTCCATCGGCACCAACGACCTCACCCAGTACTCGCTCGCCGCCGACCGCCTGCTCGGCTCCGTCGCCGGGTTCCAGGACCCGTGGCACCCGGCCGTCCTCCGCCTGATCGGCGAGGTCGGCAAGGCGGGAAGCGACCTCGGCAAGCCGGTCGGCATCTGCGGAGAGGCCGCGGCCGACCCGCTGCTCGCCGTCGTGCTCGTCGGCCTCGGCGCGACGACCCTCTCGATGTCGCCGGCGGCGATCGCCGACGTGCGCATGTCCATCAAGCGCTTCACCCTCGACCAGGCGAAGAACCTGGCCGAGATCGCACTGGCCGCCGATGGCGCGGCAGAGGCCCGGGATGCGGTTCGCGCCGCCATCTCCGGGCGCCCCCCACAGTAA